The proteins below are encoded in one region of Micromonospora pisi:
- a CDS encoding formimidoylglutamate deiminase, with the protein MTTNTKPAGPAGPPPDGRFHAEYAWLPGHEQPSLDVLIEVEQGRFRTVSAGVAAPPGVTRLAGVTLPGLANAHSHAFHRALRGRTHTERGTFWSWRDRMYEVAGTLDPERYLALARATYAEMALAGITCVGEFHYLHHQPDGSPYAEPNVMGAALVEAAAQAGIRITLLDTLYLTSTVDGQPLDGIQRRFGDRDLDAWSERHDLLRPAPHARIGSALHSVRAVPLSALATFAYRNQGDPLHFHLSEQRAENEACLAAHGCTPTQLLADMGVLGPTATAVHATHLSGADLELLGSTRTGACLCPTTERDLADGIGPARSLADSGSPLSLGSDSHAVIDLFEEARAVELDERLRTERRGHFTPEELTHAATAAGHTALGWSDAGTIAVGARADLVTVRLDSVRTAAVPPGGAFFAATAADVTDVLVDGRVVVRDGRHVSVDVAAELGRSIRGVWP; encoded by the coding sequence ATGACCACCAACACCAAACCAGCCGGACCAGCCGGACCACCGCCGGACGGGCGGTTCCACGCCGAGTACGCCTGGCTCCCCGGGCACGAGCAGCCGAGCCTGGACGTACTGATCGAGGTCGAACAGGGCAGGTTCCGTACGGTCAGCGCCGGGGTGGCGGCGCCGCCAGGCGTGACCCGGCTGGCCGGGGTCACCCTGCCCGGCCTCGCGAACGCGCACTCGCACGCGTTCCACCGGGCGCTGCGCGGGCGCACCCACACCGAACGCGGCACGTTCTGGAGCTGGCGGGACCGGATGTACGAGGTCGCCGGCACGCTCGACCCGGAGCGGTACCTGGCCCTGGCCCGCGCCACGTACGCCGAGATGGCGCTCGCCGGGATCACCTGTGTCGGCGAGTTCCACTACCTGCACCACCAACCGGACGGCAGCCCGTACGCCGAGCCGAACGTGATGGGCGCCGCGCTGGTCGAAGCCGCCGCCCAGGCCGGCATCCGGATCACCCTGCTCGACACGCTCTACCTCACCTCCACCGTGGACGGCCAGCCGCTGGACGGGATCCAGCGCCGCTTCGGCGACCGTGACCTCGACGCCTGGTCGGAACGGCACGACCTGCTGCGTCCCGCCCCGCACGCCCGGATCGGGTCAGCGCTGCACTCCGTGCGCGCCGTCCCGCTCAGCGCGCTCGCCACCTTCGCCTACCGCAACCAGGGCGACCCGCTTCACTTCCACCTCTCCGAGCAGCGGGCCGAGAACGAGGCATGCCTCGCCGCCCACGGCTGTACGCCGACCCAGCTCCTCGCCGACATGGGCGTACTCGGCCCGACCGCGACCGCGGTGCACGCCACCCACCTGAGCGGCGCCGACCTGGAACTGCTCGGCTCCACCCGGACCGGTGCCTGCCTCTGCCCGACCACCGAACGGGACCTCGCCGACGGCATCGGACCGGCCCGCTCGCTGGCCGACTCGGGCAGCCCGCTGAGCCTCGGCTCGGACAGCCACGCCGTGATCGACCTGTTCGAGGAGGCGCGTGCGGTCGAACTCGACGAACGGCTGCGTACCGAACGTCGCGGCCACTTCACCCCGGAGGAGCTGACGCACGCCGCCACCGCCGCCGGGCACACCGCACTGGGCTGGTCCGACGCCGGCACCATCGCCGTCGGCGCCCGCGCCGACCTGGTCACGGTCCGCCTGGACAGCGTACGGACGGCAGCCGTCCCGCCCGGTGGCGCGTTCTTCGCCGCGACCGCCGCCGACGTCACCGACGTACTGGTCGACGGGCGGGTGGTGGTCCGCGACGGCCGGCACGTCTCGGTCGACGTCGCCGCCGAACTGGGGCGGTCGATCCGCGGGGTGTGGCCGTGA
- a CDS encoding MBL fold metallo-hydrolase, whose product MRLTVLGCAGSFPGPEAACSAYLVEADGFRLLVDFGSGSLTALQRYAGLHAVDAIVLTHLHCDHILDAVTYVVVRRYAPDGPYPPLPVYAPAGAPDRLAAAYSQEETTVDDVYTFYGLQPGTFPIGPFSVTVDRVNHPVETYGVRLEHNGRSLVYSSDTAPCEALLRLAHGADLFLCEASYLDGVDNPPDLHLTGREAGEIATKSEVGRLVLTHLVSAWGSEALTHEAAASAFAGPVEIARPGARYDI is encoded by the coding sequence ATGCGACTGACAGTTCTGGGTTGTGCCGGGAGCTTTCCCGGTCCCGAGGCGGCGTGTTCGGCCTACCTGGTCGAGGCGGACGGATTTCGACTGCTGGTCGACTTCGGTTCCGGCTCACTCACCGCCCTGCAGCGCTACGCCGGACTGCACGCGGTCGACGCGATCGTCCTCACCCACCTGCACTGCGACCACATCCTCGACGCGGTCACCTACGTCGTGGTGCGCCGGTACGCCCCGGACGGCCCCTATCCACCGCTGCCGGTCTACGCCCCGGCCGGCGCCCCGGACCGGCTCGCCGCCGCGTACAGCCAGGAAGAGACGACCGTCGACGACGTCTACACCTTCTACGGCCTGCAACCCGGCACCTTCCCGATCGGGCCGTTCTCGGTCACCGTCGACCGGGTGAACCACCCGGTCGAGACCTACGGGGTACGACTGGAGCACAACGGCCGCTCGCTGGTCTACTCCTCCGACACCGCCCCCTGCGAGGCGCTGCTGCGACTGGCCCACGGCGCGGACCTCTTCCTCTGCGAGGCGAGCTACCTCGACGGCGTGGACAACCCGCCGGACCTGCACCTGACCGGGCGCGAAGCGGGGGAGATCGCCACCAAGTCGGAGGTCGGACGCCTGGTGCTGACCCACCTGGTCAGCGCCTGGGGCAGTGAGGCGCTGACCCACGAGGCCGCGGCGTCGGCGTTCGCCGGACCGGTGGAAATCGCCCGACCCGGCGCCCGGTACGACATCTAG
- a CDS encoding glycosyltransferase → MRIVRLANFVTPRSGGLRTALRCLGAGYRAAGHEPVLVIPGERASDEMIGPDRVITLPAPVVPGTGGYRVLVGRAPLRQLLEALGPDRLEVSDRSTLRWTGAWARAHGVPSLMVSHESLTGLLGVWGTPAPLGQRLADRLNARSAATYDQIVCTTGWAAAEFRRIGTSNLTQVPLGVDLEAFHPDRRNPEVRAEYVADGEVLLVHCSRLSPEKRPELAVDALAALRAAGVPATLVVVGDGPRRGALAQRAAGLPVHFTGFLPDRDRVAALLASADVVVAPGPVETFGLAGLEALACGTPVVVNAASALPEVVGDAGLGADGTGAAFAEAIGALLARSEPVRRAAARARAEGFGWSASVEGFLRAHDAPVRSDAPVGAYGRSGVPQGGELRPNA, encoded by the coding sequence CTGCGCATCGTCCGGCTGGCGAACTTCGTCACCCCCCGCTCCGGCGGCCTGCGCACCGCGCTGCGCTGCCTCGGCGCCGGATACCGGGCGGCCGGGCACGAACCGGTGCTGGTGATTCCGGGGGAGCGGGCCAGCGACGAGATGATCGGCCCGGACCGGGTCATCACCCTGCCCGCGCCGGTGGTGCCCGGCACCGGTGGCTACCGGGTCCTGGTCGGCCGTGCCCCGCTGCGCCAGCTCCTCGAAGCGCTGGGCCCGGACCGGCTGGAGGTCTCCGACCGGTCGACCCTGCGCTGGACCGGAGCCTGGGCCCGCGCGCACGGCGTACCGTCGCTGATGGTGTCGCACGAGAGTCTCACCGGACTGCTCGGTGTCTGGGGCACCCCGGCTCCGCTCGGCCAACGGCTCGCCGACCGGCTCAACGCGCGCAGCGCGGCGACGTACGACCAGATCGTCTGCACCACCGGCTGGGCCGCGGCGGAGTTCCGGCGGATCGGCACGTCGAACCTGACCCAGGTGCCGCTCGGCGTCGACCTGGAGGCGTTCCACCCGGACCGGCGCAACCCCGAGGTACGCGCCGAGTACGTCGCCGACGGCGAGGTGCTGCTCGTCCACTGCAGCCGGCTCTCCCCGGAGAAGCGGCCCGAACTGGCGGTCGACGCGCTGGCGGCGCTCCGGGCGGCCGGCGTGCCGGCGACCCTGGTGGTGGTCGGCGACGGGCCGCGTCGGGGCGCGCTCGCCCAGCGGGCCGCCGGACTGCCGGTGCACTTCACCGGCTTCCTGCCCGACCGGGACCGGGTCGCGGCGCTGCTCGCCAGCGCCGACGTGGTGGTGGCACCGGGACCGGTGGAGACCTTCGGGCTCGCCGGGCTGGAGGCACTCGCCTGCGGTACGCCGGTGGTGGTGAACGCCGCCAGCGCGTTACCGGAGGTGGTCGGGGACGCGGGGCTGGGCGCCGACGGCACGGGTGCCGCCTTCGCCGAGGCGATCGGTGCCCTGCTGGCCCGGAGCGAGCCGGTACGACGGGCGGCGGCGCGGGCGCGGGCCGAAGGCTTCGGCTGGTCCGCATCGGTCGAGGGCTTCCTCCGGGCGCACGACGCCCCGGTCCGCTCGGACGCCCCGGTCGGCGCGTACGGACGCTCGGGGGTGCCCCAGGGCGGAGAGCTGAGGCCAAACGCATAG
- the rph gene encoding ribonuclease PH translates to MARPDGRQPDELRPVTLTRQWSVHPEGSVLVEFGQTRVLCTASVTEGVPRWRKGSGLGWVTAEYSMLPRATTTRSDRESVKGRVGGRTQEISRLIGRSLRACIDLKALGENSIVLDCDVLQADGGTRTASITGAYVALHDAVGWLAERKALAGKPASVMHRSVAAVSVGIVDGEPRLDLNYLEDVAAEVDMNIVCTGTSDFVEVQGTGEANVFGRDQLDALLDLGVLGCVELADAQRKALAE, encoded by the coding sequence ATGGCACGACCTGACGGGCGGCAGCCCGATGAACTCCGGCCAGTGACGTTGACCCGGCAGTGGAGCGTGCACCCGGAAGGGTCCGTGCTCGTCGAGTTCGGCCAGACCCGGGTGCTCTGCACGGCGAGCGTGACCGAGGGGGTGCCCCGCTGGCGCAAGGGGTCGGGGCTCGGCTGGGTCACCGCCGAGTATTCGATGCTGCCCCGGGCGACCACCACCCGGTCGGACCGGGAGAGCGTCAAGGGCCGGGTCGGTGGCCGGACCCAGGAGATCTCCCGCCTGATCGGGCGCAGCCTGCGGGCCTGCATCGACCTGAAGGCCCTCGGCGAGAACTCGATCGTTCTCGACTGTGACGTGCTGCAGGCCGACGGCGGCACCCGTACCGCCTCGATCACCGGCGCGTACGTGGCGCTGCACGACGCGGTCGGCTGGTTGGCCGAGCGCAAGGCGCTGGCCGGCAAGCCCGCGTCGGTGATGCACCGCTCGGTCGCCGCGGTCAGCGTCGGCATCGTCGACGGTGAGCCCCGGCTCGACCTGAACTACCTCGAGGACGTGGCCGCCGAGGTGGACATGAACATCGTCTGCACCGGCACCAGTGACTTCGTCGAGGTGCAGGGGACCGGTGAGGCCAACGTCTTCGGCCGGGACCAGCTCGACGCCCTGCTCGACCTCGGGGTGCTCGGTTGCGTGGAGCTGGCCGACGCCCAGCGCAAGGCCCTGGCCGAGTAG
- a CDS encoding PLP-dependent cysteine synthase family protein encodes MARYDSLLDACGGTPLVGLPRLSPTVPEGAPPVRLWAKLEDRNPTGSIKDRPALYMVRAAEAAGRLRPGDTILEPTSGNTGISLAMVAKLHGYRLVCVMPENVSAERVQLLRMYGAEIIFSPAAGGSNQAVATAKQIASEHPDWVMLFQYGNEANARAHYETTGPELLRDLPTITHFVAGLGTTGTLMGTGRFLREKVDEIEIVAAEPRYGELVYGLRNIDEGYVPELYDATVLNRRFSVGTRDAVLRTRQLVEVEGIFAGFSTGAILHAALAVAHEAVRAGRRADVAFVVADGGWKYLSTGAYGGTLGDAEEALEGQLWA; translated from the coding sequence GTGGCGCGGTACGACAGCCTGCTCGACGCCTGCGGCGGCACGCCGCTGGTGGGTCTGCCCCGCCTGTCGCCGACGGTGCCCGAAGGGGCACCGCCGGTGCGGCTCTGGGCGAAACTCGAGGACCGCAATCCGACCGGCAGCATCAAGGACCGGCCGGCGCTGTACATGGTCCGGGCCGCCGAGGCGGCCGGTCGGCTCCGGCCGGGCGACACGATCCTCGAACCGACCAGTGGCAACACCGGCATCTCGCTGGCGATGGTGGCGAAGCTGCACGGTTACCGCCTGGTCTGCGTGATGCCGGAGAACGTCTCCGCCGAGCGGGTGCAGCTGCTCCGGATGTACGGCGCGGAGATCATCTTCTCGCCGGCCGCCGGTGGCTCCAACCAGGCGGTCGCGACGGCGAAACAGATCGCCTCCGAACACCCCGACTGGGTGATGCTCTTCCAGTACGGCAACGAGGCGAACGCGCGCGCGCACTACGAGACCACCGGGCCGGAGCTGCTCCGGGACCTGCCGACGATCACCCACTTCGTGGCCGGACTGGGCACCACCGGCACCCTGATGGGAACGGGGCGGTTCCTGCGCGAGAAGGTCGACGAGATCGAGATCGTCGCGGCCGAGCCCCGCTACGGCGAACTGGTCTACGGGCTGCGCAACATCGACGAGGGCTATGTGCCGGAGTTGTACGACGCGACCGTACTCAACCGGCGGTTCTCCGTCGGCACCCGTGACGCGGTGCTGCGTACCCGGCAACTGGTCGAGGTGGAGGGGATCTTCGCGGGTTTCTCCACCGGGGCCATCCTGCACGCCGCGCTCGCCGTGGCACACGAGGCGGTACGCGCCGGCCGCCGCGCCGACGTCGCCTTCGTGGTGGCCGACGGTGGCTGGAAGTACCTCTCGACCGGCGCGTACGGCGGCACCCTCGGCGACGCCGAGGAGGCCCTGGAGGGCCAACTCTGGGCGTGA
- the hutH gene encoding histidine ammonia-lyase — protein MSVVTVTPTGVSPSDVLAVARGTATVVLDPATIEAMETSRAIVDRIEQDGRPVYGVSTGFGALANTFVAPSRRAELQHALIRSHAAGIGAPMPREVVRAMMLLRVRSLALGHSGVRPLVAQSLVDLLNHDITPWVPEHGSLGASGDLAPLAHCALALLGEGWTLGKGGAREDASVALHRAGLAPIELAAKEGLALINGTDGMLGMLLLAIDDAAHLFTMADVTAALAIEAMLGTDRPFQPELHRIRPHPGQAVSAANIHRLLQGSGIMDSHRDDLVHAVQDAYSMRCAPQVAGAARDTLDFVTSVAARELVSVVDNPVVLPDGRVESTGNFHGAPLGFAADFLAIAAAEVGAISERRVDRLLDITRSRDLPAFLSPDAGVNSGLMIAQYTAAGIVAENRRLAAPASVDSLPTSGMQEDHVSMGWAAGRKLRTVLENLTSLLAVELLAAVRGLQLRAPLTPSPAGRAAVDVVARFAGVPGPDIFLAPALESARATVISRDLRTTIESHLGPLA, from the coding sequence ATGTCAGTAGTCACCGTGACGCCGACCGGCGTCTCCCCCTCCGACGTCCTCGCCGTCGCCCGAGGCACCGCCACCGTCGTCCTGGACCCGGCCACCATCGAGGCGATGGAGACCAGCCGGGCGATCGTGGACCGGATCGAGCAGGACGGACGCCCGGTCTACGGCGTCTCCACCGGCTTCGGCGCACTAGCGAACACCTTCGTCGCACCGTCACGCCGGGCGGAGCTGCAACACGCGCTGATCCGCTCGCACGCCGCCGGCATCGGCGCGCCGATGCCGCGCGAGGTGGTACGGGCGATGATGCTGCTGCGGGTACGTTCGCTCGCGCTCGGCCACTCAGGCGTACGCCCACTGGTCGCGCAGTCCCTGGTCGACCTGCTCAACCACGACATCACCCCGTGGGTGCCCGAACACGGGTCACTCGGCGCCTCCGGTGACCTGGCGCCGCTGGCCCACTGCGCGCTGGCGCTGCTCGGCGAGGGCTGGACCCTGGGCAAGGGCGGTGCCCGCGAGGACGCCTCGGTCGCGCTGCACCGGGCCGGGCTGGCCCCGATCGAGCTGGCCGCCAAGGAAGGGCTGGCGTTGATCAACGGCACCGACGGCATGCTCGGCATGCTGCTGCTGGCGATCGACGACGCCGCCCACCTGTTCACCATGGCGGACGTGACCGCCGCGCTCGCGATCGAGGCGATGCTCGGCACCGACCGGCCGTTCCAGCCCGAACTGCACCGCATCCGCCCGCATCCGGGGCAGGCCGTGTCGGCGGCGAACATCCACCGGTTGCTCCAGGGCTCCGGAATCATGGACTCGCACCGGGACGACCTGGTGCACGCGGTCCAGGACGCCTACTCGATGCGCTGCGCCCCGCAGGTCGCCGGTGCGGCCCGGGACACCCTCGACTTCGTCACCTCGGTCGCCGCCCGGGAACTCGTCTCGGTGGTCGACAACCCGGTGGTGCTGCCGGACGGCCGGGTCGAGTCCACCGGCAACTTCCACGGCGCACCGCTCGGCTTCGCCGCCGACTTCCTCGCCATCGCCGCCGCCGAGGTCGGCGCGATCTCCGAACGCCGGGTGGACCGGCTGCTCGACATCACCCGCTCCCGGGACCTGCCGGCGTTCCTCTCCCCCGACGCCGGGGTCAACTCCGGGCTGATGATCGCCCAGTACACGGCGGCCGGCATCGTGGCGGAGAACCGCCGGCTGGCGGCCCCCGCGTCGGTCGACTCGCTGCCGACCAGTGGCATGCAGGAGGACCACGTCTCGATGGGCTGGGCCGCCGGCCGCAAACTCCGTACGGTGCTGGAGAACCTGACCAGCCTGCTCGCGGTGGAACTGCTCGCCGCCGTACGCGGGCTCCAGTTACGGGCGCCGCTGACCCCGTCACCCGCCGGCCGGGCCGCGGTCGACGTGGTGGCCCGGTTCGCGGGCGTACCCGGCCCGGACATCTTCCTGGCGCCCGCGCTCGAATCCGCCCGCGCCACCGTCATCTCCCGGGACCTGCGCACCACCATCGAGTCCCACCTCGGCCCCCTGGCGTAA
- a CDS encoding glycosyltransferase family 4 protein, with the protein MRIAIVTESFPPDVNGVAHSVVRAAEHLVRRGHTPIVIAPAPASATRDIGDDHPYPVVRVPSVAVPRYRGFRLGLPSARLADTLHEHAPDVVHLASPFVLGARGMAVASQLDLPTLAVYQTDLAAYARHYRLGWGEAAAWRWLRNIHNSADRTLAPSTRSAADLVAHGVQRVWLWRRGVDSVRFDPALRSTAIRTALAPNGELLVGYVGRLAVEKRVELLAETSRLPGVRLVVIGDGPARRDLEKALPGALFLGAQHGEQLAQLYASLDIFVHSGPYETFGQTVQEALASGLPVVAPAAGGPLDLVEPGVTGTLVPPEDGPALAEAVAELAADPERRRAFGIAARAGVSGRSWAAVGDELVGHYRAVLAASGAATSRRIAA; encoded by the coding sequence ATGCGCATCGCGATCGTCACGGAGTCCTTCCCACCTGATGTCAATGGTGTGGCGCACTCCGTTGTCCGCGCCGCCGAGCACCTGGTCCGCCGGGGTCACACCCCGATCGTGATCGCTCCGGCTCCGGCGTCGGCCACCCGCGACATCGGCGACGACCACCCCTATCCGGTGGTGCGGGTGCCGAGCGTGGCGGTGCCGCGCTACCGCGGTTTCCGGCTCGGCCTGCCCTCCGCCCGGCTCGCCGACACGCTCCACGAGCACGCCCCGGACGTGGTCCACCTGGCCAGCCCGTTCGTCCTCGGAGCCCGGGGAATGGCGGTGGCGAGCCAGCTCGACCTGCCCACCCTCGCGGTCTACCAGACCGACCTGGCCGCGTACGCCCGCCACTACCGGCTCGGATGGGGCGAGGCCGCCGCCTGGCGCTGGCTGCGTAACATCCACAACTCCGCCGACCGGACCCTCGCCCCCTCCACCCGCTCCGCCGCCGACCTGGTCGCGCACGGCGTACAGCGGGTGTGGTTGTGGCGGCGGGGCGTGGACAGTGTCCGCTTCGATCCGGCGCTGCGCAGCACGGCCATCCGAACCGCGCTCGCCCCCAACGGAGAACTGCTGGTCGGTTACGTCGGCCGGCTCGCCGTGGAGAAGCGGGTCGAACTGCTCGCCGAGACCTCCCGACTGCCCGGCGTACGACTGGTCGTCATCGGTGACGGGCCGGCCCGGCGGGACCTGGAGAAAGCCCTGCCCGGCGCGCTCTTCCTCGGCGCCCAGCACGGCGAGCAGCTCGCCCAGCTCTACGCCAGCCTGGACATCTTCGTGCACAGCGGCCCGTACGAGACCTTCGGTCAGACCGTCCAGGAGGCCCTGGCCAGCGGCCTGCCGGTGGTCGCGCCCGCGGCCGGCGGTCCGCTCGACCTGGTCGAACCCGGGGTCACCGGAACCCTGGTGCCACCGGAGGACGGCCCGGCGCTGGCCGAGGCGGTCGCCGAACTCGCCGCCGACCCGGAACGCCGCCGGGCGTTCGGCATCGCGGCCCGGGCCGGCGTCTCCGGTCGGAGCTGGGCGGCGGTCGGCGACGAACTGGTCGGCCACTACCGGGCGGTGCTGGCCGCCTCGGGTGCAGCCACGTCCCGGCGGATCGCCGCGTGA
- the hutI gene encoding imidazolonepropionase has product MNAQTGPSLLVDNIGELVTNEPYGEGGPLGIRRRAAVLIEGGRIAWIGPAKYAPAADGRIDADGAAVLPGFVDSHSHLVFAGDRAAEFGARMAGQPYTGGGIRTTVGATRAASDDTLRANVSRLRMEALRQGTTTIEIKSGYGLSVTDEARSLRIAGEFTTETTFLGAHVVPAEYADRPDDYVGLVCGPMLRAALPYARWIDVFCERGAFDADHARAILTVGQDAGLGVRLHANQLGPGPGVRLAVELGAASADHCTHLTGADIDALASTKVDWVSGAEPVTVATLLPGAEFSTRSPYPDARRLLDAGATVALATDCNPGSSYTSSMPFCVALAVREMGMTPAEAVWAATAGGARALRRDDIGVLRRGARADLTLLDAPSHLHLAYRPGVPLIRQVLHNGVPQCQ; this is encoded by the coding sequence GTGAACGCGCAGACCGGACCGAGCCTGCTGGTCGACAACATCGGCGAACTGGTCACCAACGAGCCCTACGGCGAGGGTGGCCCACTCGGCATCCGACGCCGGGCGGCGGTGCTGATCGAAGGTGGCCGGATCGCCTGGATCGGGCCGGCGAAGTACGCCCCGGCCGCCGACGGGCGGATCGACGCCGACGGCGCGGCGGTGCTGCCCGGCTTCGTCGACAGCCACTCCCACCTGGTCTTCGCCGGTGACCGGGCGGCCGAGTTCGGGGCCCGGATGGCCGGGCAGCCGTACACCGGCGGCGGCATCCGGACCACGGTCGGCGCCACCCGCGCCGCCAGCGACGACACCCTGCGCGCCAACGTGTCCCGGTTGCGGATGGAGGCGCTGCGGCAGGGCACCACCACGATCGAGATCAAGAGCGGGTACGGGCTCAGCGTCACCGACGAGGCCCGCTCGCTGCGGATCGCCGGCGAGTTCACCACCGAGACCACCTTCCTCGGCGCGCACGTCGTCCCGGCCGAGTACGCCGACCGCCCGGACGACTACGTCGGACTGGTCTGCGGGCCGATGCTGCGCGCCGCACTGCCCTACGCCCGCTGGATCGACGTCTTCTGCGAACGGGGCGCGTTCGACGCCGACCACGCCCGCGCGATCCTCACCGTCGGCCAGGACGCCGGCCTCGGCGTACGGCTGCACGCCAACCAACTCGGACCCGGACCGGGTGTACGGCTCGCGGTCGAACTCGGCGCGGCCAGCGCCGACCACTGCACCCACCTGACCGGCGCCGACATCGACGCGCTCGCCTCGACGAAGGTCGACTGGGTTTCCGGTGCGGAGCCGGTGACGGTCGCGACCCTGCTGCCCGGGGCGGAGTTCTCCACCCGGTCGCCCTACCCGGACGCCCGACGCCTGCTCGACGCCGGCGCCACGGTCGCGCTCGCCACCGACTGCAACCCCGGCTCGTCGTACACCTCCTCGATGCCGTTCTGCGTCGCGCTCGCCGTACGCGAAATGGGTATGACCCCGGCGGAGGCGGTCTGGGCCGCGACCGCCGGTGGGGCGCGGGCGCTGCGCCGCGACGACATCGGTGTGCTCCGCCGGGGCGCGCGCGCCGACCTGACCCTGCTCGACGCCCCCTCCCATCTGCACCTGGCCTACCGGCCGGGGGTACCGCTGATCCGCCAGGTCCTGCACAACGGAGTACCGCAATGTCAGTAG
- the rdgB gene encoding RdgB/HAM1 family non-canonical purine NTP pyrophosphatase codes for MTRVLLATRNAKKLVELQRILDGALGPQRIELVGLNDLPVYPEVPETGLTFGENALLKAREGVRHTGLPTVADDSGLAVDALNGMPGVFSARWSGKHGDDRANLELVLGQVGDVPDEHRGAAFVCAVALVLPGGKEHLVDGRQTGRLLRAPRGEGGFGYDPIFLGDGQEKTNAELSPAEKDAVSHRGKALRALAKVIAKVLLPN; via the coding sequence ATGACCCGGGTGCTGCTGGCGACCCGCAACGCCAAGAAGTTGGTCGAACTGCAGCGCATCCTGGATGGCGCGCTCGGTCCACAGCGGATCGAACTGGTCGGGTTGAATGACCTGCCGGTATACCCGGAGGTGCCGGAGACCGGTCTGACCTTTGGCGAGAACGCACTGCTGAAGGCACGTGAGGGGGTCCGGCACACCGGGCTGCCGACGGTCGCCGACGACTCCGGACTCGCGGTTGACGCGCTCAACGGCATGCCGGGCGTGTTCAGCGCCCGGTGGTCGGGCAAGCACGGCGACGACCGGGCCAACCTGGAGCTGGTGCTGGGCCAGGTCGGCGACGTACCGGACGAGCACCGGGGTGCCGCGTTCGTCTGCGCGGTGGCGCTGGTCCTGCCCGGTGGCAAGGAGCACCTGGTCGACGGTCGGCAGACCGGTCGCCTGCTGCGCGCGCCCCGGGGTGAGGGCGGCTTCGGCTACGACCCGATCTTCCTGGGCGACGGCCAGGAGAAGACCAACGCGGAACTCAGCCCGGCCGAGAAGGACGCGGTGAGTCACCGGGGCAAGGCGCTGCGTGCCCTGGCCAAGGTGATCGCCAAGGTCCTCCTGCCCAACTGA